In Rariglobus hedericola, the following proteins share a genomic window:
- a CDS encoding TerC family protein produces the protein MQNLILFPFADYWWFYGLFTLFVLGMLALDLGVFHKSAHEVTVKEAAGWSVAWISLAMLFCFGFWHYAQWKLPHYPPLLEVLAAQGITDAAAIAVEAGKLANQTALEFLTGFVVEKSLSVDNIFVFIVVFSYFGVPKMYQHRVLFFGIIGALVFRTIFITIGAALIQFHWVLWVFGAFLIFTGIKIFFSDEKPIEPEKNPFIKLLRKFIPITPEMEGQKFFLRKEGILYGTPLLVCVVFIELTDIVFAVDSVPAIFAITREPLIVFTSNIFAILGLRALFFLLISVMHKFHFLKYGLGIILVFVGLKMVWLSSLFPNNKFPVTWSLGIIGGVLVASVVLSLVFPKAAEAEHSTHG, from the coding sequence ATGCAAAATCTCATCCTTTTCCCGTTCGCCGACTATTGGTGGTTCTACGGGTTGTTTACGCTGTTTGTGCTGGGTATGCTGGCACTCGACCTGGGCGTCTTTCACAAGTCCGCCCATGAAGTCACCGTCAAGGAAGCGGCGGGCTGGAGTGTCGCCTGGATTTCGCTGGCGATGCTTTTTTGCTTTGGTTTCTGGCATTATGCGCAGTGGAAACTGCCTCATTATCCGCCGCTGCTGGAAGTGCTCGCGGCCCAAGGCATCACGGATGCCGCCGCCATCGCGGTGGAGGCGGGTAAGCTCGCCAATCAGACCGCGCTGGAGTTCCTCACGGGCTTCGTCGTCGAGAAGTCTCTCTCGGTGGACAATATTTTCGTGTTCATCGTGGTGTTCAGCTATTTCGGCGTGCCGAAAATGTATCAGCACCGCGTGCTGTTCTTCGGCATTATCGGTGCGCTGGTTTTCCGAACGATCTTCATCACCATCGGCGCGGCTCTCATTCAATTCCACTGGGTGCTGTGGGTGTTTGGCGCGTTCCTGATTTTTACGGGCATCAAGATTTTCTTCTCGGACGAAAAGCCGATCGAGCCGGAGAAGAATCCGTTCATAAAACTACTGCGGAAGTTTATCCCCATCACTCCCGAGATGGAGGGGCAGAAGTTTTTCCTGCGCAAAGAAGGCATTCTCTACGGCACGCCATTGCTGGTGTGCGTGGTGTTCATCGAGCTGACCGACATCGTGTTCGCGGTGGATTCGGTGCCGGCGATCTTCGCGATCACCCGTGAGCCGTTGATTGTTTTCACGTCCAATATTTTCGCGATCCTCGGTCTGCGCGCGCTATTTTTTCTGCTGATCAGCGTCATGCATAAATTCCACTTCTTGAAATACGGACTCGGCATCATCCTCGTGTTTGTGGGCTTGAAGATGGTGTGGCTGAGCTCGCTCTTCCCTAACAATAAATTCCCCGTGACCTGGTCGCTGGGCATCATCGGCGGTGTGTTGGTGGCGTCCGTCGTGCTTTCGCTGGTCTTCCCGAAGGCGGCCGAGGCTGAACATTCCACCCACGGATGA
- the rpsB gene encoding 30S ribosomal protein S2, whose amino-acid sequence MNVSPKDLLDAGVHFGHQTRRWNPRSKPYIFDHRQGITIIDLGKTHELLQKAYSFLEETVAGGGNVLFVGTKRQAQEIVREAAIATHQPFAVDRWLGGTLTNFATVKKSIAKFKKFQQQESSGELAKLSSKEESAIKREMVRMNKNFAGIMEMNNLPSAVFVLDANHEAIAVAEAKRLNIPCVGLVDTNSDPTQLAYPIPGNDDAVKSIRIIVDTVVEAIQNGLAQRDSRRNTRGQADLRAVSASMAASAGAVNEAGEVDLSKVELPTGGEVAEADASAKKKTTAAPRKKVAAPKE is encoded by the coding sequence ATGAACGTCTCACCTAAAGACCTCCTTGATGCCGGCGTCCACTTCGGCCACCAGACCCGCCGTTGGAATCCCCGCTCCAAGCCCTACATTTTCGACCACCGCCAGGGCATCACCATCATCGACCTCGGCAAGACCCACGAGCTCCTCCAGAAGGCCTACTCCTTCCTCGAAGAGACCGTCGCCGGCGGCGGCAACGTGCTCTTCGTCGGCACCAAGCGCCAGGCCCAGGAAATCGTCCGCGAGGCGGCCATCGCCACCCACCAGCCTTTCGCTGTTGACCGTTGGCTCGGCGGCACCCTCACCAATTTCGCCACCGTCAAGAAATCCATCGCGAAGTTCAAAAAGTTCCAGCAGCAGGAATCCTCCGGCGAACTCGCCAAGCTCTCCTCCAAGGAAGAGTCCGCGATCAAGCGCGAGATGGTCCGCATGAACAAGAATTTCGCGGGCATCATGGAGATGAACAATCTCCCGTCCGCCGTGTTCGTCCTCGACGCCAACCACGAAGCCATCGCCGTTGCCGAGGCCAAGCGCCTCAACATCCCCTGCGTCGGTCTCGTTGACACCAACTCCGACCCCACCCAGCTCGCCTACCCGATCCCGGGCAACGACGACGCCGTGAAGTCCATCCGCATCATCGTCGACACCGTTGTCGAGGCCATCCAGAACGGCCTCGCCCAGCGCGACAGCCGCCGCAACACCCGCGGTCAGGCCGACCTCCGCGCCGTTTCCGCCTCGATGGCCGCCTCCGCTGGCGCCGTCAACGAAGCCGGCGAAGTTGACCTCTCCAAGGTTGAGCTGCCCACCGGTGGCGAAGTCGCCGAAGCCGACGCCTCCGCGAAGAAGAAGACCACCGCCGCCCCTCGCAAGAAGGTCGCCGCCCCCAAGGAATAA
- the tsf gene encoding translation elongation factor Ts, giving the protein MSTAITATQVNDLRAQTGAGLMDCKRALVETNGDIEAAITILRKKGAASAAKRADREAKEGLIESYIHVGGKVGVIIEVNCETDFVARNDDFKDLVRNLGMHIAAANPLYVTRDQVPEADLAAERDIASAQVAGKPPAAVQKIVEGKIEKFYSTIVLLDQPYVKVPEKSIKEILTEAIAKTGENIQVRRFTRYQLGS; this is encoded by the coding sequence ATGAGCACCGCAATCACCGCCACCCAAGTCAACGACCTGCGCGCCCAGACGGGCGCCGGCCTCATGGACTGCAAGCGCGCGCTAGTTGAGACCAACGGCGACATCGAAGCAGCCATCACCATCCTCCGCAAGAAGGGTGCCGCCTCGGCTGCCAAACGCGCCGACCGCGAAGCCAAGGAAGGTCTCATCGAGAGCTACATCCACGTCGGCGGCAAAGTGGGCGTCATCATTGAAGTCAACTGCGAGACCGACTTCGTCGCCCGCAATGACGACTTCAAGGATCTCGTCCGCAACCTCGGCATGCACATCGCCGCCGCGAACCCGCTCTACGTCACCCGTGACCAGGTTCCCGAGGCCGATCTGGCCGCCGAACGCGACATCGCCTCCGCCCAGGTCGCCGGCAAGCCGCCCGCCGCCGTGCAGAAGATCGTCGAAGGCAAGATCGAGAAGTTCTACTCGACCATCGTCCTCCTCGATCAGCCCTACGTGAAGGTCCCCGAGAAATCCATCAAGGAGATCCTCACCGAGGCCATCGCCAAGACCGGCGAGAACATCCAGGTGCGCCGCTTCACGCGCTACCAGCTCGGTTCGTAA
- the lnt gene encoding apolipoprotein N-acyltransferase, translating into MADDFPLSDINDASYDQPPAWWQRHANLLWSAGVFIATVVLTVLAFPPSRTPEFAYAFAVPALFWAYLRPSFRLYAWTVLGAQAVAWTILFGWLHNVTIGGLVLLGPFIGAWIGSWFLAARWALPRMIGQSTSTRLLVMFGLAGLWVVGEWTRTWVLSGFPWMPLAATQWQRMTILQIAAFTGAGGVSFVLIAMNLGFTAYAHRLIREGRHGLGKRSQEFFAAMFLLVICVATQLQETFNRRQFTVPLGRIAFVQPYIAQDIKWDNTKGPAILEVLETLTLAASATKPDLILWPEATTPWAVKGDPEMRAWVETLVNRAGAPLVLGSIARQPSASDPTQEDWLNAVFVVDPVNGLQPHFYAKRKLVPFGEYVPLRPLLGWLGKFVPIGGDFLRGTDPAPLQVSVHDRPLAVGALLCYEDIFPHLSRESVQAGADLLVVNTNNGWFGEGGAAYQHASNAVLRAVETRRPLLRCGNGGWSGWVDEFGSIRAVLTRDRVTGEISTENTKTTETGTVYFRGTQTVSVTADARWIGKQSFYVRHGDWFILACALLAAGGFALIRTVPPAKPSSS; encoded by the coding sequence GTGGCCGACGACTTTCCGCTTTCCGATATTAACGACGCATCCTACGACCAGCCTCCCGCGTGGTGGCAGCGTCACGCGAACCTGCTGTGGTCGGCCGGTGTGTTCATCGCCACCGTCGTGCTCACGGTCTTGGCCTTCCCGCCTTCGCGCACCCCCGAGTTTGCCTACGCCTTTGCTGTGCCGGCTTTGTTTTGGGCTTATCTGCGTCCGTCCTTTCGTCTCTACGCATGGACCGTGCTGGGCGCGCAAGCCGTCGCCTGGACGATCCTGTTCGGCTGGTTGCACAACGTTACCATCGGTGGACTTGTGCTGCTCGGTCCATTTATTGGTGCATGGATCGGCTCCTGGTTTCTGGCGGCGCGCTGGGCGCTCCCACGCATGATCGGACAATCCACCTCCACGCGACTGCTGGTTATGTTTGGCCTCGCCGGACTCTGGGTCGTCGGCGAGTGGACGCGCACTTGGGTTCTCAGTGGTTTTCCTTGGATGCCTCTCGCCGCCACGCAATGGCAGCGCATGACCATCCTGCAAATCGCCGCGTTCACCGGCGCCGGCGGCGTGTCGTTTGTTTTGATCGCTATGAATCTCGGCTTCACGGCCTACGCCCATCGTCTCATCCGCGAGGGTCGCCACGGCCTGGGTAAACGCTCGCAGGAATTCTTTGCCGCGATGTTCCTGCTGGTCATCTGCGTAGCCACGCAACTTCAGGAAACCTTTAACCGCCGGCAGTTCACCGTTCCGCTGGGTCGCATTGCGTTTGTGCAGCCTTACATCGCGCAAGACATCAAATGGGACAACACCAAGGGCCCCGCCATCCTTGAGGTCTTGGAAACCCTCACGCTCGCCGCGAGCGCCACCAAGCCCGACCTCATTCTCTGGCCCGAGGCCACCACGCCGTGGGCCGTCAAGGGTGACCCGGAAATGCGCGCCTGGGTTGAAACCTTGGTCAACCGCGCCGGTGCCCCACTCGTGCTCGGCTCAATCGCGCGCCAACCCTCCGCGAGCGATCCTACGCAGGAAGACTGGCTCAACGCCGTGTTCGTGGTGGATCCCGTGAACGGCCTGCAACCGCATTTCTACGCGAAACGAAAACTCGTGCCTTTCGGCGAATACGTTCCGTTGCGTCCCCTGCTCGGCTGGCTCGGCAAGTTCGTGCCGATCGGCGGAGATTTTCTCCGCGGCACCGATCCCGCCCCGCTCCAGGTTTCCGTGCATGATCGTCCGCTCGCCGTGGGCGCGCTGCTTTGCTACGAGGACATCTTCCCGCATCTCTCACGCGAAAGCGTCCAAGCCGGCGCGGACTTGCTCGTGGTAAACACCAACAACGGTTGGTTCGGCGAAGGCGGCGCGGCTTATCAACACGCCTCCAATGCCGTGCTCCGCGCCGTCGAGACACGACGCCCCTTGCTTCGTTGCGGCAATGGCGGCTGGAGCGGCTGGGTCGACGAATTCGGCAGCATCCGCGCCGTGCTCACCCGTGACCGCGTCACCGGCGAGATCTCCACCGAAAACACGAAAACCACCGAGACGGGCACCGTGTATTTCCGCGGCACGCAGACGGTTTCCGTCACCGCCGACGCCCGTTGGATAGGCAAACAAAGTTTCTATGTGCGCCACGGCGATTGGTTCATCCTCGCCTGCGCATTACTCGCCGCCGGCGGCTTCGCATTAATCCGAACCGTCCCGCCCGCCAAACCCAGTTCTTCTTGA